The genomic region TTCTTATAGTAGTTCTCTATATCTAACTCAACTTTTCCTTGCTTAATATCTTTTCTCAATGCTTCAAGCGGTAAATTTTCTAGACCCATGTATTCAGCAGCTGTTAATACTTTTTTACCATGTTTCTCCGCTAGTTCATAAATTTCCCTCATTTTTTCCTCGAACTTTTTGTCTCGAACAATATGGTGATCAAGAATTATTGTTTTTGCCGGTGTATCTGTTATGACTTTTTTCACGTTTTCCATGCTTTCAACGAAGTCCTTCATTGAAACTCTCCATCCCATGAGGATTGTGGGGTAACCATCTATTATTATAAATGTTGGTTTCTTCTCGAGAACCCATTTTAATGCATCTGGATCCGCTAGGTTTTGAGCATCTGAGCCATGGATAAATGAGCTTCTCCCCTTTCTGATATTTACCATTATTACTCTTCCAACTTTGCTTCCAACGGGGCCGTGCCATACGGGAGGAGAGAATTCTAATATAATGTTTTTACCGATCTTGAACTTTTTGTCATCAGCCACTATTATTTCAGCAGCAATATCCTTTATGTTTTCATAGAATTTCCTACCTCTATTCTTAGCTGAACTAGTAACTTCGTTTTCATATGCTTTAATAAAAACTTTTTTCCCACTAAAGATTTCTTCATACATTTCCTTATCATTGGGATAAGGATGGTGATCGTAATGATAATGCGTAACGATTACTATGTCAGATTTTCTCCCTACTTCAATAATTTTTCTCCTAACAATATCCAGCGCTTTCAATTCAAGATCTGTTGGTGGTAACCCATATCTTTTAGGAGCAAGTGCAACCCCTGGATCGATTAATATTTTATAACCATTTACAACAACGAGTACTGCCTGACTTCTAACACCCATAGAATCAAATGCTAATGGATATATTTTAATAGGCAAAGCATACTCACCAATATATTATATATGTTACAGAGGAATTTTTAGAGTATTGACACAATATACGTTCCAGATAACATTACATGCTTCATCTGATCAGAGCCTTTATCTAACTAAAAATCAATAATACTAATAACGCTCTTTAAGGGTTGACTAAACATAAGAGCTCTGAAAAACAAGTGGTGAGAAAAATGAGTGATATACTAGAGATCAAGCATACTTCGAGAGTAATATATGCTAGACTATCAGATAATTCTAAAGCCTTCATTAGGTATAGAGTTGAAAATGGTGTTATGAAATTAATTGAAACATATACTCCACCACAACACCGAGGAAAGGGAATTGCAAAGAAACTAATGCAATACGCTATAGAACTGGCGAAGAAGAATAATTGGTTAATAGAACCCATATGTAGTTATTCAGTATATTACTTTATAAAATACCCAGAATATAGAGAGCTACTCGTTCCAGAATACAGAAAAATGAGTGATGAAGAACTGAAAGAACTATTTAAGAAAAGGCTTGAAGAGGAAAAGAAAAAGGATAAAGATTAATTCACTATTAATATAAACATTATACTATATCCAAACAATTCCTTCCATAAAATACAACATTGTTTTTCTTTAATAATAACTCTTTCGCTAACTGTTAGGGTAGATTCATGTGATCTTCGAAGCAGGGTTGAATAAGTATATACATAAGATACTTGAATTGATTATTGCGAGGTAGCATATATGGTTTTAGAAAGATAGAGTATTTATGAGGGAAACTCTTAATGTCCGGATTTGATCCATTTAAGTTATCCACTATAGTATATAGAGGAGTTGCAAGGATTAGGGATGGTGTAGAGGAGAGGAGATATTATCGTTTCAGAGGGGGCAGATGGTATGGTGGTATAGCTACTGGTGATGTTGTTGGTTGTAATTTGAGATGTAAGTTTTGCTGGTCTTGGAGATATAGTTTCTATACTAATAAAGGATTCTTTCAAACCCCTCAACAAGTCTATGAGAAACTAACGCGAATAGCTGAGAAGAGAAAATATAAGTATATTCGGCTTAGCGGGGGAGAACCAACTATTACTATGAAGCATGTTATACAGTTGCTTGAATTACTTGATCAGACAAAATTTGTATTTATACTGGAAACAAACGGTTTATTAATAGGGTATCATCGCAAATACGCTGAAGAACTTGCTACATATAGAAAAATAGCTGTAAGAGTATCATTTAAAGGAACAACCCCCGAAGAATTCGAACAATTAACTGGTGCAGATAAGAAATATTATGGATACCAGTTTAAAGCATTAGAAAACCTAATAGATGCAGGCCTCAAACCAGGAGAACAAGTATATCCAGCAGTCATGCTTAGTTTCTCCCCAGAAGAAAACATTAAGAAATTCCTAGATCGACTTAGAGATATACATCCAGTTTTAGCACAAGAAATAGATCCTGAATACGTAATACTGTATCCACACGTAGTTGAACTACTGAGAAAAAACAAGTTAAAACCCAGAATAGCCTATAAGCCTAATGGAATACCCGAATTCATGATTTAATAATCTAAAATTATTTCTCAACACTGAAACCCATTTTCCCACCATCAAGAATTACTGGATATGAAGTAATTTCGTATCTTACAGGGGAAGCATCAGGTCCTACTACATAGGATGTAAACACTTTTGAAGAAGTGGAAAAATCTTCTATTAAAGTATAATTATGTGCATAATCATAATAGAAATCAATATGTTCATAATAATTGTCTAGGTAAAGAATAGACATTGAAGCATCATTCCACACGCCAAAACATATATTCTCTATATAATAATCATAGATCGATGAGGAATTTTTATCAACGACTAATTTTCCGTCAATAAATAATTTAGTCTCAACCACACCTTCAGAGTCATGAACAATTAATTCAAACCTATAGTTGTGAGGATCAGTTGACTTATGGTTTAATTGAATATTGCCGTAGCCAGATAAATACAGATATAAATAGCCTTCAGGATCAGCCTCTAGATCAATATATTTCCAGTCATTAGAAACATCGTTCCATAAGCCTATCTCAAAGATAATTTGTTTACCACCACTAATCTGGAGGTTTGCATACCACATATTAAAAGAAACAATATATTTATTGACGCGCCCTCCCCAGCTATCTCCGAGTTTAGGCACCCATTCTGGAAGATTATATATTGTAGTATTGCTTGCAATCCAGTATTCACGGTATACTGCGAGCATCTTAGATGGATCAAAATCCCACATATAAAAGTACCCGTTACTGAAATAATTTAATGCGGGATGAGCATCTATTTGGAGCGTAGTATAGAATTCTTGTCCCGAAGATGTTCTTACACGTATGGAGACCATTAATCCGGGATATAGTGTTTGATCTTTTATTTTTAAAGCAATCACTGCTCTATGACCCGGCTTGAGATATGGTGTGTTTCCGAGATACGTGTTAGATGTAGTATCCCATGCCCAAACAATATTTGCTGGTTTATCATCGATGAATATATCAGTAACAGTAAATCCTTCCGACCCCTTATTTGCAAGGGTTAGGAAAAGTGTTTTAACAGCATACTTGCACTCCAGGATCTCAGCCTTAATTAATCCCTTACTTATACCACTAGTTATTATGCCTGATACAAATAATGCGTATGTAATCGATATTAAAATCGTTACTGTTATAATTATGGTAATAGCTATGATCGTGTTCACTAATAACCCCTCTTAATAATATGTGTTTCCTACGTGTTAATAAAGTATTTTTTAAGAATACCCAACATTTTTAGTATGTTCCATGAACAATGTATTTTTGCATCAATATATATTTAATACATTCAATTAAACTAAGGAAAATTCTAAAATACCATATATATCAGTTGAATAATAACATTAACATACAGAATTATAGGGGTGGTGTAGACTATATGGATAGACATGAGAAATACATAGTAGTAGCATTCGGTGGCAACGCATTCCAGACCAAGGGAGAGAAAGGCACTCCTGAAAACTATTGGAAAAACGCTTATCGTAGCGCAGAGTTCCTGGTAAAAATAATTAATGAGGGATATAAAGTAGCTATCACACATGGTAATGGTCCTCAGGTCGGCATTATTGCTGAATGGATGTTGGCCGGGAAGAAACTTAAAGGACTAGAGGTTATGACACTAGATATTGCTGGAGCTATGAGTCAGGGATGGCTCGGCTACTTAATACAGCAGAGCCTATATAATAAGCTCCAAGAACAAGGATTGCTTGGTAAAGTAGTTAAAGGAGTAGTAACCATTGTTACACAAACAATAGTAGATAAAAACGACCCAGCTTTCCAGAACCCAACAAAATATATTGGTCCATGGTATAATGAAGAGGAAGCTAAACAATTAGCAAAAGAGTTCGGTTGGACCGTTAAACCAGATCCCCGCGGTGGCTGGAGACGAGTTGTTCCATCACCAGATCCTAAGGGTCATGTTGAAATAGAAGCTGTTAAAAAACTTCTCGACGAAGGATTCATAGTTATAGCTAGTGGTGGTGGAGGAATACCTGTATATATAAATGATAAAGGATTAGTTCACGGCGTTGAAGCCGTTATAGACAAGGACCTAGCAGGCGAAAGATTAGCAACAGCTATAGGTGCCGGGACATTCATGATTCTTACAGACGTAGACAAAGTATACTTAAACTATGGCAAACCTGATCAGAAACCAATTGATGTTATGACTGTCAGTGAAGCAAAGAAGTTCTATGAAGAAGGACACTTTAAACCAGGCAGTATGGGACCAAAAGTTCTTGCAGCGATAAGATTTATTGAAAACGGCGGTAAACAAGCAATCATTGGACACTTAACACAAGCATATGAAGCATTAAAAGGAAAAGCAGGTACAAGAATAATTCCCGACTAATAGCCAGTCATTTTTTCTTCTTACTTTCTCTTACTTCTTTTCTTTCTTCTTATTTTAAATTTTGATACCTAATTATTGCTCGTTAAAGCTAATCGATGCTGTGAGAACTTCGAATGGTTCATCTCTTTGCTAAGCTTATTTATTTGAATACCACGATATATTATTACTAAGAGAACAATATATGGTGCATGGTTCTTGGCTGAGAAGGTATCTATTCTTATAAAGAATGGGCTTGTCGTTACAATGGATGATAAGCGTAGAATCTATAATCCTGGATACGTAGCAGTTGATAATGATAAAATAGTTGACGTTGGTAGAGGAGATGGAGCCGGTAAATACACCGCTGAAGAAGTTATTGATGCCCGCGGATCAATTGTTATGCCGGGGTTCCTATGTGCCCATACGCATTTCTATGGAGCACTGCTAAGAGCCAGTCCATGGTTCGCGAAAATTGAGCCGCCAACTGATTTCATGCAGAATCTACAGAGGATCTGGTGGGCATTAGATGTATTGTTAACACATGAAGATGCATATGCAGCAGCTCTAATAGGATCAATTGATTTCGTGAAGAGCGGTACAACGATGTTCTTCGACAACATTAGTGCTCCAAACGCTATAGATGGAATACTTGACCATATGGAGAAAGCTGTGAATGAGGTAGGATTAAGAGGAATACTATCATTTGAAGCAACACAGCGTAGAAGCATCGAGGAAGGTATAAGGGGTGTTAGAGAGAATGAGAGATTCATTAAGAAGAACAATAATGATCCAAACAAACTCGTTAAGGGAGCAATATATCTACACGCAAGCTTTACTGTAACAGATGAACTATTCAGAATGGCTCGAGAAATAGCAAATAAGTATAACGCACTACTCTCTATCCATGTTGAGGAAGGATTGGTGGATGTATACCACAACCTTGAAAGATACGGGATAAGGCCTGTTGAGAGAATGGAAAAACTAGGATTCCTAGGTCCCGACGTTATACTAGTACACGTAGTCCAAGCTAATGATGACGAATTAGCCATAATTAAGAAAACAGGTGCACACGTAGCACATAATGCTATGAGCAACATGCTAAACGCTGTAGGCGTTCCCCCAGTACCTAAAATGATGAAGCTAGGAATAAATGTTGGAATAGGAAATGATGGATACATTTTTGACGTATTTGAAAATATGCGGGCAACATACCTAATACATAAAGTATGGAACCTAGATCCGAGATTAATGACTCCTCAAGAAGTAGTAGAGATGGCAACTATTAACGTTGCAAAAATGTTTGGTGTAGATAAAGAGCTTGGAAGCATTGAGAAAGGCAAGAAAGCAGACATTATTGTAATCAAGCCAGAATTCACACCAACACCCATTAATGAACAAACAGTATATGGGCACTTAGTAAATACGTTTAATGGCAGAGATGTTAGAACAGTAATTATTAATGGTAAAATAATTATGAGAGATAGGAAACTATTAACAATAGATGAAGCAAAAGCAGTTGAATACGTACATAAAACTGTTGAGAAA from Staphylothermus marinus F1 harbors:
- a CDS encoding amidohydrolase family protein; translated protein: MAEKVSILIKNGLVVTMDDKRRIYNPGYVAVDNDKIVDVGRGDGAGKYTAEEVIDARGSIVMPGFLCAHTHFYGALLRASPWFAKIEPPTDFMQNLQRIWWALDVLLTHEDAYAAALIGSIDFVKSGTTMFFDNISAPNAIDGILDHMEKAVNEVGLRGILSFEATQRRSIEEGIRGVRENERFIKKNNNDPNKLVKGAIYLHASFTVTDELFRMAREIANKYNALLSIHVEEGLVDVYHNLERYGIRPVERMEKLGFLGPDVILVHVVQANDDELAIIKKTGAHVAHNAMSNMLNAVGVPPVPKMMKLGINVGIGNDGYIFDVFENMRATYLIHKVWNLDPRLMTPQEVVEMATINVAKMFGVDKELGSIEKGKKADIIVIKPEFTPTPINEQTVYGHLVNTFNGRDVRTVIINGKIIMRDRKLLTIDEAKAVEYVHKTVEKLWDRLLSEGEYQLDVLELSK
- a CDS encoding MBL fold metallo-hydrolase, with the translated sequence MPIKIYPLAFDSMGVRSQAVLVVVNGYKILIDPGVALAPKRYGLPPTDLELKALDIVRRKIIEVGRKSDIVIVTHYHYDHHPYPNDKEMYEEIFSGKKVFIKAYENEVTSSAKNRGRKFYENIKDIAAEIIVADDKKFKIGKNIILEFSPPVWHGPVGSKVGRVIMVNIRKGRSSFIHGSDAQNLADPDALKWVLEKKPTFIIIDGYPTILMGWRVSMKDFVESMENVKKVITDTPAKTIILDHHIVRDKKFEEKMREIYELAEKHGKKVLTAAEYMGLENLPLEALRKDIKQGKVELDIENYYKKLYSKIKI
- the arcC gene encoding carbamate kinase; the encoded protein is MDRHEKYIVVAFGGNAFQTKGEKGTPENYWKNAYRSAEFLVKIINEGYKVAITHGNGPQVGIIAEWMLAGKKLKGLEVMTLDIAGAMSQGWLGYLIQQSLYNKLQEQGLLGKVVKGVVTIVTQTIVDKNDPAFQNPTKYIGPWYNEEEAKQLAKEFGWTVKPDPRGGWRRVVPSPDPKGHVEIEAVKKLLDEGFIVIASGGGGIPVYINDKGLVHGVEAVIDKDLAGERLATAIGAGTFMILTDVDKVYLNYGKPDQKPIDVMTVSEAKKFYEEGHFKPGSMGPKVLAAIRFIENGGKQAIIGHLTQAYEALKGKAGTRIIPD
- a CDS encoding radical SAM protein; translated protein: MSGFDPFKLSTIVYRGVARIRDGVEERRYYRFRGGRWYGGIATGDVVGCNLRCKFCWSWRYSFYTNKGFFQTPQQVYEKLTRIAEKRKYKYIRLSGGEPTITMKHVIQLLELLDQTKFVFILETNGLLIGYHRKYAEELATYRKIAVRVSFKGTTPEEFEQLTGADKKYYGYQFKALENLIDAGLKPGEQVYPAVMLSFSPEENIKKFLDRLRDIHPVLAQEIDPEYVILYPHVVELLRKNKLKPRIAYKPNGIPEFMI
- a CDS encoding GNAT family N-acetyltransferase, coding for MSDILEIKHTSRVIYARLSDNSKAFIRYRVENGVMKLIETYTPPQHRGKGIAKKLMQYAIELAKKNNWLIEPICSYSVYYFIKYPEYRELLVPEYRKMSDEELKELFKKRLEEEKKKDKD